In Phycisphaerae bacterium, the genomic stretch GCAGGATCCTCGATACGGAGGACGCAACCGCAGGTGATGTGATCCTGTCGGCTCGCGACGCGTTCGACGGAGGCGCCGATGTTGACATCGATGATATCCATCGGGCTGTGGGCTGCATCGGTGGTGCGGCGCAGTCCAAGGCTTTGCCTGCGAGGATGCCGTGATGGTAATCAGCAGATCGACCAAGCTGACCGGGGCCTCTCTCGGTGATGCTTGAGGGGCACGGATATCGCAGCGGATCCCGCGTGTATAGATTGAGCGGGAAGATACCGTTTGGCCATCGGTATGCGCGTATGCGGGGCACTTCAAGATCAGGCGCTTGGAGTCATTGCGATTCACGGCGGCGGATCCGGTTTATGAGACCTGGATGGGGGTGTTTTCCGCCTTTGCCTTAGCCAGATGGACGACCATAACATTGGATAGCTCGCAAAGGTCTGTCGGGCCGGGGGTTGTCGGGGGTGCCCGGAGGAGAGGGGCGATCTCTGGTTTCTGGCGCGAGGCACGAGCCGCACGGCTTGCTGACCGGAGGCTTTGGAGAAGAAGCGTTCCTCTCATTGGTAGTTGCGATATGTTCAACTTTGGTGCCATGGGATCGGAAATCGTGAGAGCGGAGTGCCCGGAGTGCGGGCTGGTCAATGTTCGGATCGAGTCGAGATTGGGTCGCGTGCAGTGCATCCGGTGCGGCCACGTTTTCTGGAAATCCGCCGCTTTGCCAACTTCCGAGCTGAAGGCCGGCTGGAGGCGTCAGGCTCGCCGCGATTTCTGACCCCGGCCAGCGAGGCCGGTTTTTCCAATCAGCGTGGTTGATAACTGCTTTTCTCCCTTGTTTCTCGGGCCTTGTTGATGTGTTTTGGCAGGGCCCGCGGACCAGGCATCAACCCGAAGAGCCCGCCCCTCAGCCGATAACCTCAAGTTCGCTAACGTCACGCCGGGGGCTTAGACGATAAACAGTCTGGCATTGTTTTCCGCTCGGGGAATCGGCGGGACATGCGTCAATGCGTGAATCAGTGTTGTGAACGAACCACTCGTGGAACGGGGCTTCGGGATTGAGGGTAAGCCACAAGACGTGAGGGGGCCATGGATTGCCGTCATCGCCAAACGGGTATAGGGGTGCTCGTCTGCCTGGTGATCGTGGCAGGCATGGTGGGTGCTTCAGTCAAGGGGCTCTTGGGCCCGTGGGGCTCGGCCGGGGCGCCTGCGCCGCCCACAGGCAGGCTGAAGGTGGTCATGGGCAGGACACCCGCGCCAGCGGAGCCGCTCAAAAGGGCAAGCTTGACCGTCACGCGAGTGGAGGTGCTTCGACAACACACGGCTCCGCAGCTTGCTGAAAACGCGGGTTTTCTGGGCTTGCCGCAGGCCGCGGCAGCGGTCGCCGCCGATCAGTCGTGGATCGTGGTTCAGGAAGGCGAGCAAATCATCGACTTACTCGAGATTCAGGCAGGCCAAGCCAACCTGCTTATCAACGCCGATCTTCCTGAAGGTCCGTACACGAGTCTCCGTCTCACGTGCAGGGAAGGCCGAGTCACCCTCGACCGGCCTGACCACGAGACTCCGGATGACACCCTTGTTCCGGACGGGAACCGCAGGAAGGCGGCGCAAGTCACTCTGGATTGCGGGTTCATGATTGCTCCGGGCCGTGAGACCGCGTTGTTGCTCGACATCGACGTGAATGAGGCGTTTGAGCCGGTTAAGGTCGTTGATGGTCAAGAGGCGATGCTCAAGGGTTTCCGGTTCAACCCTCGAACGGCCATGCGTCTGACCCATCTTCTCCCGGCCGGA encodes the following:
- a CDS encoding DUF4382 domain-containing protein; translation: MDCRHRQTGIGVLVCLVIVAGMVGASVKGLLGPWGSAGAPAPPTGRLKVVMGRTPAPAEPLKRASLTVTRVEVLRQHTAPQLAENAGFLGLPQAAAAVAADQSWIVVQEGEQIIDLLEIQAGQANLLINADLPEGPYTSLRLTCREGRVTLDRPDHETPDDTLVPDGNRRKAAQVTLDCGFMIAPGRETALLLDIDVNEAFEPVKVVDGQEAMLKGFRFNPRTAMRLTHLLPAGTAGTTTAVPSTHQHRGDCSW